In one Agathobacter rectalis ATCC 33656 genomic region, the following are encoded:
- the mnmE gene encoding tRNA uridine-5-carboxymethylaminomethyl(34) synthesis GTPase MnmE, giving the protein MQNDTIAAIATAMSPSGIGIIRISGDDALSVIDRIYKSKNNKKKISACQSHTIHYGFIYDGDEKIDEVMVLLMKAPNTYTREDTVEIDCHGGVYVMKRVLEAVIKNGARPAEPGEFTKRAFLNGRIDLSQAESVIDVINSKNDFALKSSLSQLGGAVLGSIRQIREQLLHEIAFIESALDDPEHISLDGYPQKLRAIVDNEYMEIDGLLKTSDNGRILKEGINTVIIGKPNAGKSSLLNVLVGTDRAIVTDIAGTTRDVLEEQINIGGITLNLVDTAGIRSTEDVVEKIGVKKAMEHANGADLIIYVVDSSVALDDNDYDIINFIKDKKAVILLNKSDLASKVSADDIKKLVDKTVISVSAKESSGIDELSDTIKEMFFDGEVSFNDEIYITNIRHKKLLSDAKESLKLVMNSIDDDMPEDFYSIDLMSAYESLGLIIGESVEDDLMDEIFSKFCMGK; this is encoded by the coding sequence ATGCAAAATGATACAATAGCGGCTATTGCCACAGCTATGTCTCCGTCAGGAATCGGAATTATCAGGATAAGCGGAGATGATGCACTTTCGGTAATAGATAGGATTTATAAAAGCAAGAATAATAAAAAGAAAATAAGCGCCTGTCAGTCACATACCATTCATTATGGTTTTATATATGACGGCGATGAGAAAATAGATGAGGTTATGGTGCTTTTGATGAAGGCTCCAAATACATACACCAGGGAGGACACTGTGGAGATAGACTGCCACGGTGGTGTGTATGTTATGAAGAGAGTGCTTGAAGCGGTAATCAAAAACGGAGCAAGACCGGCAGAGCCCGGAGAGTTTACTAAAAGGGCATTTTTAAACGGCAGGATTGATTTATCCCAGGCAGAATCTGTTATAGATGTAATAAATTCAAAAAATGATTTTGCGCTCAAAAGCTCTTTAAGCCAGCTAGGCGGAGCCGTGCTCGGAAGCATCAGGCAGATAAGAGAGCAGCTTTTGCATGAGATTGCTTTTATTGAGTCGGCACTTGACGACCCTGAACACATTTCCCTGGATGGTTATCCACAAAAACTACGTGCAATTGTGGATAACGAGTATATGGAGATAGATGGTCTGTTAAAAACCTCAGATAATGGCAGGATTCTGAAGGAAGGAATAAATACAGTCATCATTGGAAAGCCAAATGCCGGAAAGTCATCTCTTTTAAATGTGCTTGTCGGAACTGACAGGGCAATTGTCACGGATATAGCCGGAACCACGAGAGATGTGCTTGAGGAGCAGATTAATATTGGTGGAATAACCTTAAATCTCGTTGATACTGCAGGTATTAGAAGCACTGAGGATGTTGTTGAAAAAATTGGTGTGAAAAAGGCAATGGAGCATGCCAATGGAGCTGATTTAATCATATATGTGGTTGATTCGTCAGTGGCACTTGATGATAATGATTATGATATTATCAATTTTATTAAGGATAAAAAGGCTGTCATTTTACTAAATAAGTCGGATCTGGCTTCAAAGGTGTCGGCAGATGATATAAAAAAGCTTGTGGATAAAACGGTTATTTCGGTTTCTGCAAAGGAAAGCTCGGGAATAGATGAGCTTTCTGATACAATAAAGGAAATGTTTTTTGATGGAGAGGTCTCATTCAATGATGAGATTTATATCACAAATATCAGGCATAAAAAACTATTGTCAGATGCTAAGGAAAGTCTTAAGCTTGTTATGAACAGTATTGATGATGATATGCCGGAGGATTTTTATTCGATTGATTTGATGAGTGCGTATGAGTCGCTTGGACTCATAATAGGAGAATCGGTTGAGGATGATCTGATGGATGAGATATTCAGTAAATTTTGTATGGGAAAGTAG
- the jag gene encoding RNA-binding cell elongation regulator Jag/EloR has product MEYIEVSAKTIDDALTEASIKLGTTSDKLEYEVIDKGSNGFLGIGSRDAVIKVKKAEASVEDEIREFLDSVFKAMKLEVTIDIKVDEDNRNVDVELNGPEMGVLIGKRGQTLDSLQYLTNLAINKQSENYYRVKIDTEDYRKRRRETLENLAKNISFKVKRTKRPVSLEPMNPFERRVIHSALQNDRFVETHSEGDEPYRHVVVTLKK; this is encoded by the coding sequence GTGGAATACATTGAAGTATCTGCAAAAACAATTGACGATGCTTTGACAGAGGCATCTATTAAACTTGGAACAACAAGCGATAAGCTCGAGTATGAGGTAATTGATAAGGGAAGCAATGGTTTTCTTGGAATTGGCAGCCGTGATGCTGTCATCAAGGTTAAAAAGGCCGAGGCAAGTGTTGAGGATGAGATTCGCGAATTCCTTGACAGTGTGTTTAAGGCAATGAAGCTTGAGGTTACTATTGATATCAAAGTGGATGAGGACAACAGAAATGTTGATGTTGAGCTTAACGGTCCTGAGATGGGCGTTTTAATCGGCAAGAGAGGTCAGACTCTCGATTCACTCCAGTACCTTACAAATCTTGCTATCAATAAGCAGTCTGAGAATTACTACAGAGTAAAGATTGATACTGAGGATTACAGAAAGAGAAGAAGAGAGACACTTGAGAATCTTGCCAAGAATATTTCATTCAAGGTTAAGCGTACAAAGAGACCTGTTTCTCTTGAGCCGATGAATCCTTTTGAGAGAAGAGTGATTCATTCTGCACTTCAGAATGATAGATTTGTTGAAACACACAGCGAGGGTGATGAGCCTTACAGACACGTTGTTGTGACACTTAAGAAATAA